The region gcacgatttaattttgtatcatgtgtaatacaaattaaacaacataattaaaaaaaatgtatcattAACTATGGAATGTTTTAAGTATAAAgatttataagtataaatattttagtagtTAACTCatgaaaagaaaatattttgttaataaataaacaataaaatatatagcagCATTGAAAACACTTAaagttttactgtttttttatacatactttagctttttcattttttgtgtttagttTACTAATAGTGTCTTTGTTGAAGCTTACAACCACAAGAGTAAGAGATAATACAGAATAACAGAATACAAATCAGACAGGATAGACAAACAAAATTTTcgtaatagattttttgtttttaaaaattttaaattattatgattttatgcaagtaacctttttttttttgatttttacaaacagaatttttaataattttaatgttaaatcaaaaaaaagaaaaataataagattttcaGTATTAAgtaccagaaaaaaaaaaattaaaaaaaaacattttaaaaacagtgtaaaaaaaaaagataatacaaGTGTCTTTAACACAGTGTTATAAAATGGGTTCTAACCTTGACTTTCTGACCCGAGAAAACCCTTTTGTGGAATGATAGCCCACACTATGGGGATCACTTGGATATAAGTATTAAAATCAGATTACAACGTCCTGGCAAGTTATTGACAGGGCTGTACCGAACGACATagacgtggggggggggggtgaaaatgaaaaaaacaaattttaccgacaaatttttttttttttttttagaagccaAATTTCAGTTTTAACCGACATAAACCATAATTTTCGAGTTTTCCGTCAAAAACTGACAGAATATAGTACAAAATATAGGTTATTCCAATAAATATGAACTAGGGAAACAAAAAGACATATTCTGAGAGTTTATCGTGtatctaaaatgaaaattatgctttaaaataaatatttaggttCCTCATCAGCTAGAAAACTATTTCCTCCAAACCCATCAATTAGTATAAAAGAACTTGTTCAAGTTCAGGCAAACACAGGGCTTTCAAACAATGGCATCAAGAGACTAGCTGCTACAATTAATCAGTCAACTTCACAACATATTGTTGAGAAAAACTATGCTGTAAAATTTGATGCAGTTAGTAAGCAGCTTTCTCACCATTTCACGAGTTCATTGATTAAAGATCATGCTGGATGTGGAAGGACTGTCATTCATTGCAAGGACTTCAAAGAGCTTAAAAATGAACTCATTTCTATGAGAAGCACATCAAACAATCATATTGTGAAAGTTGGAATTGACGGTGGGGGAGGATTCCTGAAAGTAAGCCTTGGAATTATTGAATTAAATCGTGAACCTAACACTCCCCCAGCAAAACTCAATTgcacaaacaagtttttcaaggACACTGGAGTTAAGCGACAACTTATTATTGCTGTCTCTGAGGACCTGCAAGAAAACTACTCAAATGTGTCTCAAATTTTCGAATTGATCAATATGAGAGACCAAGATTTTGTTTTGTCCTGTGACCTAAAACtggcaaatataatttgtggtctCCAAGCACACTCAAGTGCACACCCCTGCACCTGGTGTGAGTCAAGTGCAAAGAACCTTTTAAATCAAGGAAAATTAAGAACTTTCCAATCTCTTGATCAGAATGTCTCACTTTTCAATGCAGCAGGATCAAACATCAAAAGAGCTCGTGATTACATGAATGTTGTTCATTCTCCTGTATTTGATCTTGCTGGTGGCACATTAGTTGTGGACTTCATACCGCCAATGGAGTTGCATCTCCTTATTGGTGTTTTCAATCATCTCTTTGCTGCCCTACTAAAAATTTTCCCTCATGGAACTCTTTGGACTGATTAACTGCACATTAAACAACAGCCTTATCATGGAGGGCATTTTGCAGGAAATGAGTGCAGGAAGctgctaaaaaatattgatcttCTTCAATCTATTGTCGAGAAACACACATGCTATGCTGCAATACCATTAGTTGATGTATTTCGAAAATTCAATGCAGTAGTGTCTGCCTGTTTTGGATGCATTCTTGATCCAAGTTATGTACAAAAAATTGAAGCTTTCAGAGTGGCTTATGTGGCACTGCAAAATGTTTCTGTGACACCCAAGATTCATGCTGTATTTTTTCATGTGAAAGATTTCATTGACAAACACGGCCAAGCTCTCAGACTTTACTCAGAACAAGCAACAGGGGCAATGCATCGCAACTTTCAAGTGCATTGGCAAAGGTACAAACGACCTAACCATCATCCTGAATACAGTAAAAAGTTGCAATGCTACCTTGTGGACTTTAATAGTAAACATTGCTTGTGAAAAGAGCCATTTTAGAATGATTTTTTCTAgtattagaatatttattttaaagcataattttcattttagataCACGATAAACTCTCAGAATATGTCTTTTTGTTTCCCTAGTTCATATTTATTGGAATAACCTATATTTTGTACTATATTCTGTCGGTTTTTGACAAAAAACTCGAAAATTATGGTTTATGTTGGTTAAAACTGAAATTtggcttctaaaaaaaaaaaaatcttgtcggtaaaatttgtttttttcattttcacccccccccccccacgtctTTGTCGTTCGGTACAGCCCTGTCAATAACTTGCCAGGACATTGTAATCTGATTTTAATACTTATATCCAAGTGATCCCCATAGTGTGGGCTATCATTCCACAAAAGGGTTTTCTCGGGTCAGAAAGTCAAGGTTAGAACCCATTTTATAACGCTGTGTTAAAGCTGTTTGTACAACAACTGGGTAATGTTTCTTTTTAACGAAATCATTGgtaatgtttctttttaatgaaatcATTGGTAATGTTTCTTTTTAACGAAATCATTGGTAATGTTTCTTGTTAACTAAATCATGCTACAATATTGAACCACTGAATGTAGCTGAGAACTGCAAAAagctttttaacaaatttttattttttaaccattatgaagttttttttgaataaacaaataaaactttaagaaaaaatactttctcATTTTTCTGAATGAacaaatttggtttaaaataatattaataagataattttataGTGCAAATAAAAAGGTGCTGAGGTGCAAGTAAAAGCTAGGGTTATATTTGATTAACTTGATTTTTTGCAAGACACCCTTAATTGACACCCTTCATTGACAAACATAGAAAAAGTTAGGATGTCTGAATGGTAATTATTTTGAACACTAATAAGTTTTGCACCTTCTATGGATACACTAAAAGTTAGaacaaataattcaaaaataacaaattgttagacattatttttaattttaatattatacaatttaaagaacttttaagTGCCAAACTTCTTAATGTTCAGTGGATCAGGTAAAGACTTTAAAATGGTTTTGAATGGCCGTTCAACAATAACCAACTCATTGAGTGAattgaattcaaaaaacattatatCTTTAAAACCACGTATAGTTTTATATACACCTTTCTGTCTACTTTTTTTTGGTTGTGATGCTGCCTCATCATCtggaaaaagtatttttgtaccatagttaatttttacaatgtaGTTCCTTAATTGAAGAATAATCTGGTCGTAATTTTTTGGAGGAAAAGTTATAGtttgtatttcttcattttttttccttgcaGTAAGTAACTTAGTTTTATTGAAATCAAATAACCATGGCATAAACATATCTTCTTGAATATTAAATTCATACAAGAACATATCACTTGTacatacaaacaaattatttgttttaggGTGAAAATTCAAACAAGTAACATGACCAGAAAGAGTTGGTAAAGATGTAATATATTTTCTCTCTTGCAAAGAAAATATTAGACATTTAGATTTTGAATCAACAATGCAAACATATTCATCATTTTTGCTTATAACAATGTGCCTGAAGGGAAGGTCTATACCTTTATCTAGTTCTATTAACtcagttttaaatgaattaatatgGGTAATATTGATTGACTTATTGACAGTTATGAGTAATTTTTCGCTATTAGAGAAACACATAACTATTGCAGGACATAATCTTAGTTTAATTTTCTGAACAGAAGGTCCTTCTGATGATTCAACATTTAACATAAACAGCTGTGATTTTTCTAAACTGGAGTAAGCAACATAAGATCCATTGTGTGATATCGCAGAACAAATTAAATGGTCATGACCATTTGCCCTTAtctcaaacaacttttttggcATAACACGATCATTATTGTTGATATGATTCATTTTCCAAATATTCAACTTTTGTTGTTCACGAAACAACAAAAGATTTCCATTAGGTGCCAACTGACACACACTAGATTGAGGTAAACATggataaaaaacacatttttctaacaaaaaatcattaagAGAATGAACAACAAATCTTGGATCAATTCCTCCAGAAACGAGACAATTATAAGGCTCTGAACAAATGGCAAGACTCCTTGTATCATGTTGAGTTGCACGAACATGTTTCGTTTGAATCCAGGATGACTTATGttcattttgtaataaaacaaattgaacaatctattaaaaagaaaaaattttttggtaaatacttaaaaacttaaaaatatattttaataattgaatctaaaaatcttgaaaattatttgctatttatataaaacttataaataaacttataaatatttttaattggttattactttattagttatattttacattcacaaaatttacaaacttttttgttttcattgaagtgaaaatcaactttttacataatattcTAAATAACCATTTActtatgattatttttgtttggacatataaatatatcaataatcctttttaacaaaactaattctagtatatagacacacacatggatatatatatatatatatatatatatatatatatatatatatatatatatatatatatatatatatatatatatatatatatatatatatttgtaacaattttaataaaaatcaaaatattttttattcttgacaaaAGTAACAAAGCCCGTTTGGAcataaactttcttaaaaactGCAAGCTATTTAAAGTATACCTAAAGTATTTAGGATTTAACATACCTCATGCAAACCACAATGATATAATGTCGATAAAAAGAAGGTTACTCAAAAGTGCGTTACATAAAAGATCAAACgaacaaaaattattgcaaaaagaattaaatgaaataaagtgCTAAGTAAGAAATAATTGTTCAACCTTACAatggtattttttaataaaggttattaaaaataatgtaatgaaaaaagaacaatcaattataaaaacccacgagaaaaaattatgttcacTCACTAAATTTACTAgcattctttataaaaataaaaacttcgtACAAAACATGTCTTCATACACTTTACAACACCATGAACTGGATTTATTGAATAATGGTCTTAACTTTGCTTTACCaccagcatttaaaaaaaagacagacGTTTTTGCTCAATTTGATAGCGTTGCACAATTTCTCAACACCCAACTTAGAAACAAGGATTCGGAACCTCAAGTTAAAAGTGAACTTTCACATTTAGcaaataattatgtttacaaatatacaCTGTCTGAAGGTTGTCTGAgaaaacacaaaataataaaaagactcAGGAAGAATGAAAACATCGTAGTAACAAGACCAGACAAAGGGAATGGTATAATTGTTCTAAATAAAGTTGACTATATAAATTctcttaataatattataagtgataaaactaaatttaaagaattaaaagatgATCCAACTATAAAAAGAGAAGTATCTTTACAAGGGTTTcttagaaaacttaaaaaacttaaatgttttgaaaaagacatttacaataaaatttattctgttGGTTCACAAACAGCAAGAATTTGTGCTCTACCTAAGATGCACAAACTTAGTAAAGATTCTTCTCTACCATCTTTTCGaccaattattttaacaattggcacatataattataaacttgcTAAACATCTTTCAGATTTATTATCTCCATATTTACCAAAACATTATACCACTTTTGACTCATTTTCATTCGTTGAAGATTTAAAACAAGTTGACGtaacttaaatttatagttttttatgatGTTGAAAACTTATTTACTAACATTCCACTTAATGAAACTATAAATATAGCAACacaattgatttttaaagatgaaactcgctcaaaatatttttctaaaacttatttcaaaaaattacttcaaatttCAACGTCAGGTtctgatttattatttaacggaaaattttatgatcaattagATGGCGTTGCAATGGGTTCTCCTTTGACACCAATTTTAGCTAATATGTTTATCGGTTTTCATGAACAAACCTGGGTTAATAATTGCTCATCCTCCATAccgattttttataaatgttatgcgGATGACataatagcaatttttaattcagaGTTTGAAGCACAAGAATTCTTTTAACATCTCAATAGACAACACAAAAACTTAAGATTTActatggaaaaagaaaaagacaacTAAATTCCATTTTTGGATGTTCTTATTAATAAGTCTAATTCACTCTCTACATCtgtttatcacaaaaaaacatacacaggtcttttacaaaatttctttagttttgtccCTTCATGTTACAAAACTGGTCTTATACGTTGCTTGATTGATCgaacatataaaattaacaacacgTGGTTTGGATTTGATAAGGATATAAAAAATCTTcctatagttttaaaaaataactaatttccGCAAAAAGTTAATGAcactgaaattaaattatatgttgaaaagaaaattaatccacctgttataaatactgttgataatactaatataagatattttaagCTTCCATTTattggattttactcaaatttcactaaaactaaaattgataaaattattaaaaagtattgtaaaaatgtaataatcaaatttatattcacaactgataaactaaaaaacaatttttgcataaaagatCCACTTCCTAAGATGCTTAAATCTAACGTTGTCGGATAAATGAGCAACTTACAAGTGACAAGCAAtcgcatatttttaaacatttaaatttatccaTTAATTGTAAAACACTAACTAATTATGATTGCTTTCAGATTTTAGATACTGCCTctaccattaacaaattaaaaataaaagaagcacttcatattaaatgggaaaatccttctttaaataaacaaacatctcattatattataaatttatctatctaacttactatattattattattattattattattattaatattttaatattaggaagtttattttgtcataatttgtaatacaatttttaattggtttgtaaCAAGTTTAATTGTCTGTTAATTTTTCTCTGTattgtcttcagtttttaaatttatttaccagagttttaattgtaaattaaatcttttgaaaatgtagtaagactacaatgtcaagaataaaaaatattgtgatttttattaaaatttttacaaatttattgctAATGCGATTGatgctttagtttttttagttacacTGTTTTGCATCATATCATAAATAAGTTAGAGAAATAATTGTCAGcaagattttttgatatttacttatttaagtatcgtaaaaaaaagaacattttttgcatttgaacaatttttttaaactctattttagtaaatatttagattttttttttaaagtattgattatataaataattttttgttttgtgtttcttcctttttttttatatataaaagttcatTTGTCACTTTTCttctttgtgattttttttcttttaatttgaaaagttttaaaaattgcactGAAATAGCTTCAGGTGA is a window of Hydra vulgaris chromosome 15, alternate assembly HydraT2T_AEP DNA encoding:
- the LOC136071999 gene encoding U3 small nucleolar RNA-associated protein 4 homolog, yielding MSNYKVHRVRFVDYKPRSINCAAFDNDSKFPKVAFSREDGSIEIRDPVCNWTLINTIPGQEGRTVEHLAWCDGRLFSGGMNSEIIEWNLELLKPLYQQDSYGGSVWSLKFSYSKKIIAAGCEDGSIRLFDVLRNGIMYDRCLNKQEHRILSLSWSHDDLLIAAGGFDSKIRVYNVKSGRVSVTMTTDNLKSNRTMVWSVNFLKDSTIITGDSLGNTQFWDGITGTLLQSFKSHLADVLAVAISNDEKMVFTTGIDSKIVQFVLLQNEHKSSWIQTKHVRATQHDTRSLAICSEPYNCLVSGGIDPRFVVHSLNDFLLEKCVFYPCLPQSSVCQLAPNGNLLLFREQQKLNIWKMNHINNNDRVMPKKLFEIRANGHDHLICSAISHNGSYVAYSSLEKSQLFMLNVESSEGPSVQKIKLRLCPAIVMCFSNSEKLLITVNKSINITHINSFKTELIELDKGIDLPFRHIVISKNDEYVCIVDSKSKCLIFSLQERKYITSLPTLSGHVTCLNFHPKTNNLFVCTSDMFLYEFNIQEDMFMPWLFDFNKTKLLTARKKNEEIQTITFPPKNYDQIILQLRNYIVKINYGTKILFPDDEAASQPKKSRQKGVYKTIRGFKDIMFFEFNSLNELVIVERPFKTILKSLPDPLNIKKFGT